Proteins from a genomic interval of Candidatus Oleimmundimicrobium sp.:
- a CDS encoding adenylate kinase, translating into MNIILLGAPGAGKGTQAKVIAKKYNMSHISTGDMLRLAVANKTKLGIKAKEYMDKGELVPDEVVVGIVKDRLLEEDCKRGFILDGFPRTVAQSDALKRALAEAGKKIDVALSINVSEDELVKRLTGRRSCKNCGKVYHLIFNPPKIKGLCDICGKELYQRDDDTVETVKNRLEVYRKQTAPLIDYYKDEGILKTINGEKPIADVECSVIELLAELM; encoded by the coding sequence ATAAATATAATTTTACTTGGAGCGCCTGGGGCAGGGAAAGGAACACAGGCTAAAGTTATAGCGAAAAAGTATAATATGTCCCACATTTCAACAGGTGATATGTTAAGGTTGGCTGTTGCAAATAAGACGAAACTTGGAATTAAGGCAAAAGAATATATGGATAAAGGCGAGCTTGTACCAGACGAGGTAGTTGTGGGGATTGTTAAAGATCGTTTATTGGAAGAGGATTGTAAAAGAGGTTTTATCCTAGATGGTTTTCCACGTACAGTTGCTCAGTCTGATGCTCTAAAAAGAGCGCTTGCTGAGGCAGGGAAGAAGATAGACGTGGCTTTAAGCATTAATGTGAGTGAAGATGAGCTAGTTAAGCGACTTACAGGCCGCAGAAGTTGTAAAAATTGTGGCAAAGTGTACCATCTTATTTTTAATCCGCCGAAAATTAAAGGTTTATGTGATATTTGTGGTAAAGAGCTTTATCAACGCGATGATGATACTGTTGAAACTGTTAAAAACAGACTTGAGGTTTATCGCAAACAGACAGCTCCTTTAATTGATTACTATAAAGATGAAGGAATATTAAAGACTATAAACGGAGAGAAACCTATTGCTGATGTAGAGTGCTCTGTAATTGAGCTACTTGCGGAATTAATGTGA
- the secY gene encoding preprotein translocase subunit SecY: MIKGLLNAFKVPELRKRILATLLIIAIYRFGCFVPVPGIDVGIIKELFNQFTQKGSMFGFMDIFAGGALSNFAVFALGIMPYITAAIIMQLLTIVIPKLEEWSKEGESGQRKITQWTRYMTLGLAIVQSMATTVFIERQLKLGLSMMDKFLIIMTLVAGTVLIMWLGELITQHGIGNGMSLIITVSILSRFPEAVIQTLQVVSPYLIVLLIVVILVVFLAIVVMEMGQRRIPVQYAKRVVGRKMYGGQSTYIPLKINQSGVIPIIFAASVLMFPATIAQFFPTKTFEAISNFLVPTSPVYMTIYGLLIIFFSYFYTAVTFNPIDIADNIKKYGGFIPGVRPGKPTAVYLDHILNRITLPGSFFLALVALLPTVIMATLNVPFFKHFGGISLLIIVGVSLETVQQLESQLLMRHYEGFLK, encoded by the coding sequence ATGATAAAAGGCTTGCTAAATGCTTTTAAGGTTCCAGAGTTAAGGAAACGCATCTTGGCTACTTTATTAATAATAGCCATCTATCGGTTTGGTTGTTTTGTGCCTGTTCCCGGAATCGATGTTGGGATTATAAAGGAACTGTTTAATCAATTTACCCAAAAGGGGAGCATGTTTGGGTTTATGGATATTTTTGCAGGTGGAGCACTTTCCAATTTTGCCGTGTTTGCTTTGGGGATAATGCCTTATATTACAGCTGCAATCATTATGCAGTTATTAACCATAGTGATTCCCAAGTTGGAGGAATGGTCAAAAGAAGGGGAATCGGGCCAAAGGAAAATAACTCAGTGGACAAGGTATATGACCTTGGGGTTAGCAATAGTTCAGTCGATGGCTACAACTGTATTTATTGAGCGTCAATTAAAGTTGGGTCTTTCAATGATGGACAAATTTTTAATCATTATGACTTTGGTGGCAGGGACCGTTCTCATTATGTGGTTGGGTGAATTAATAACTCAGCATGGAATTGGCAATGGGATGTCACTTATAATTACGGTGAGCATTCTTTCAAGATTTCCCGAAGCGGTTATTCAAACACTTCAGGTTGTTAGTCCATATCTTATTGTGTTGCTTATCGTCGTTATACTGGTTGTTTTTCTTGCAATTGTTGTTATGGAAATGGGCCAACGCAGAATCCCTGTTCAATATGCAAAGCGGGTAGTTGGCAGAAAAATGTATGGGGGGCAGAGTACATATATTCCTCTTAAAATTAACCAGTCAGGTGTTATTCCAATTATCTTTGCTGCTTCAGTTTTGATGTTTCCCGCAACGATTGCTCAATTTTTTCCGACGAAGACATTTGAAGCTATATCAAATTTTTTGGTACCTACTTCTCCGGTATATATGACAATTTACGGTCTTTTAATTATTTTTTTTTCCTATTTCTATACGGCAGTAACTTTCAATCCGATTGATATTGCGGATAATATTAAAAAATATGGAGGGTTTATCCCTGGAGTTAGACCAGGGAAGCCCACCGCTGTTTATTTAGATCATATTTTAAATAGAATTACACTACCGGGTTCGTTTTTTTTAGCTCTGGTTGCCCTTCTTCCCACAGTAATAATGGCAACGTTAAACGTTCCTTTTTTTAAACATTTTGGTGGGATTTCTCTCTTGATTATAGTTGGTGTTTCTTTAGAAACAGTTCAGCAGCTGGAGTCCCAGTTGTTAATGAGGCACTATGAGGGCTTTCTTAAATAG
- the rplO gene encoding 50S ribosomal protein L15: protein MEIHNLKPEKGSIKKEKRVGRGEGSGMGKTCGRGQKGQKSRSGKGPRLGFEGGQNPLQRRLPRLPGFKNIFKKEYAIVNVDKINTFKSGSIIDPEKLYEKKVVRKKGILIKILGKGEITKPFTVKANSFSKIAVDKIEKAGGKVEVI, encoded by the coding sequence ATGGAAATTCATAATTTAAAACCCGAAAAAGGTTCTATAAAAAAAGAAAAAAGAGTGGGTCGAGGAGAAGGTTCCGGTATGGGGAAGACTTGCGGAAGAGGGCAAAAGGGACAAAAGTCTCGTTCTGGTAAAGGTCCAAGACTTGGTTTTGAGGGGGGTCAAAATCCTCTTCAAAGAAGACTTCCAAGACTTCCGGGTTTTAAAAATATTTTTAAGAAAGAATACGCTATCGTAAATGTTGACAAGATTAATACGTTTAAAAGTGGTTCGATTATTGATCCGGAGAAACTATACGAGAAGAAGGTAGTTAGGAAGAAAGGTATTTTAATTAAGATTTTAGGTAAAGGAGAAATTACAAAACCATTTACCGTTAAAGCAAATTCATTCAGCAAAATTGCTGTTGATAAAATTGAGAAAGCTGGCGGGAAGGTTGAGGTAATCTAA
- the rpmD gene encoding 50S ribosomal protein L30 → MTKLKIKQVASIIGHIKSQRQTVRALGLKRINDVVIKNNTPEIRGMINKVSHLLKVEEIS, encoded by the coding sequence GTGACAAAGCTTAAGATAAAACAAGTGGCAAGTATAATAGGGCACATTAAATCACAAAGGCAGACTGTTCGTGCTTTGGGTCTTAAACGTATAAACGATGTTGTTATTAAGAATAATACTCCGGAAATTAGGGGAATGATAAATAAAGTTTCACATCTTTTGAAAGTTGAAGAAATTAGTTAG
- the rpsE gene encoding 30S ribosomal protein S5, with translation MARINPDKLNLEERVVYTNRVSKVVKGGRKFSLSALVAVGDGEGHVGVGLGKGKEIPIAISKAAKNAKKSLIEVPLVGSTIPHAILGKAGAGKVLLKPAAKGTGVIAGGPVRAILELAGVKDILAKSLGSSNSINMVSATMDGLKNLKNAKNVAEMRGKTIEEIIGR, from the coding sequence GTGGCGAGAATTAATCCAGATAAGTTGAATTTGGAAGAGAGAGTTGTTTATACAAATAGAGTTTCTAAAGTAGTAAAAGGTGGCCGCAAGTTTAGCCTTAGCGCGTTAGTTGCTGTTGGTGATGGTGAAGGACATGTTGGTGTAGGTTTAGGAAAGGGCAAAGAAATTCCAATTGCTATTTCAAAAGCTGCTAAAAACGCCAAAAAAAGTCTAATTGAAGTGCCTTTAGTTGGTTCTACTATACCTCACGCTATTCTTGGAAAAGCTGGAGCAGGAAAAGTGCTTTTAAAACCTGCTGCTAAAGGAACAGGTGTTATTGCAGGTGGTCCAGTTAGAGCTATTTTGGAATTGGCGGGCGTAAAAGATATTTTAGCTAAGTCACTTGGCTCAAGTAATTCAATTAATATGGTTTCTGCAACCATGGATGGCTTAAAAAACTTAAAGAATGCTAAAAATGTTGCAGAAATGAGAGGCAAAACTATTGAGGAGATTATCGGGAGGTAG